The Hyphomicrobium sp. MC1 genome window below encodes:
- a CDS encoding bestrophin family protein — MIVRPKASFFDILFAVRGSIAGRVAWRCLFITVLSCVVVFTGDFHLEPMSHLGTAPFGLIGIAISIFMSFRNSAAYDRWWEGRKQWGELLVQVRSLMRELSDLDTEAKRRIFMPLIAFANALSARLRDEDELAAARPWDATISAGPNVTDAILRQVGVELIELNKSGALSDWRYSSAAIRMNGLSNVQAACERIRATPLPFAYTLLIHRTVYLFCVLLPFALAPQLGWGTPVIVAFISYTFFGLDAIGDDLAEPFAPADNSLPVKALVRVVEREMLSSLGVSPLPDELQPVGYVLS, encoded by the coding sequence TTGATCGTCCGCCCAAAAGCCTCCTTTTTCGACATCCTCTTTGCCGTCCGCGGATCCATCGCGGGCCGTGTCGCATGGCGCTGCCTTTTCATTACGGTGCTCTCTTGCGTCGTCGTCTTTACTGGCGATTTTCATCTGGAGCCGATGTCTCATCTGGGCACGGCACCGTTCGGCCTGATCGGCATTGCCATTTCAATCTTCATGAGCTTCCGGAACAGCGCCGCTTACGACCGCTGGTGGGAAGGGCGCAAGCAATGGGGAGAGCTTCTCGTTCAAGTCCGGTCTTTGATGCGCGAGCTATCCGACCTTGATACGGAAGCCAAACGCCGCATCTTCATGCCCTTGATCGCGTTCGCCAATGCGCTCTCGGCGCGCCTTCGCGATGAGGATGAACTGGCCGCAGCCCGCCCATGGGACGCGACGATATCCGCCGGCCCCAACGTGACTGATGCCATTCTCAGGCAGGTCGGTGTGGAGCTGATTGAACTGAATAAATCCGGAGCGCTATCGGATTGGCGTTATTCGTCTGCTGCCATCCGCATGAATGGCCTCTCGAACGTTCAGGCTGCCTGTGAACGCATCAGGGCGACGCCGCTGCCATTCGCCTATACGCTTCTCATTCACCGCACGGTTTATCTGTTTTGCGTGTTGCTGCCGTTTGCGCTCGCGCCGCAACTCGGCTGGGGAACGCCCGTCATCGTGGCCTTCATCAGCTACACATTCTTCGGGCTCGACGCGATCGGCGACGACCTCGCCGAGCCATTCGCCCCCGCCGACAACAGCCTTCCGGTCAAAGCGCTCGTGCGCGTCGTGGAACGCGAAATGCTCAGCTCTCTTGGCGTGTCGCCTCTTCCCGACGAGCTTCAGCCCGTTGGCTACGTATTGTCGTGA
- the nuoE gene encoding NADH-quinone oxidoreductase subunit NuoE: protein MAVRRLNPEQPAQFAFTAENLAWARETIAKYPEGKQASAIIPLMWRAQEQAGGWLPEPAIRLVCDMLGMAHIRGMEIATFYTMFQLSPVGSKAHIQVCGTTPCMLRGSGDLVSVCKKRINEHAHETNADGTLSWEEVECIGVCANAPVVQVHKDTYEDLTAEQLDKLLDAFLADHKPKPGSQTGRTASCPSSGPTSLTDATLYDGSTIGAWKKRFEETSDGAEDQPKETTPPSALASPAHKEQVATGTSPASPANTPSGTAQLHPAALTAMANAGLVKELEARGGGKALSAGELDKIKSDMIRDRAIAAAAAQAATATTGVQPELLKEPREGSAPDDLSLIWGVADIMADKLHAMGIWHFDQIAKWTPENVAWFESQLDGFKGRVTRDKWIEQAQKLASGWRPESKAGEKPKG, encoded by the coding sequence ATGGCCGTTCGCCGACTGAATCCTGAGCAACCTGCCCAGTTCGCTTTCACGGCTGAGAATCTTGCATGGGCGCGCGAGACAATCGCGAAGTATCCCGAAGGCAAGCAGGCTTCCGCGATCATTCCGCTGATGTGGCGGGCGCAGGAACAGGCGGGCGGTTGGCTCCCTGAACCTGCAATCAGGCTCGTTTGCGATATGCTGGGCATGGCCCACATACGCGGTATGGAAATCGCGACCTTCTACACGATGTTCCAGCTGTCGCCCGTTGGCAGCAAGGCGCACATCCAGGTCTGCGGCACCACGCCCTGCATGCTGCGAGGCTCCGGTGATCTCGTCTCCGTTTGTAAGAAGCGTATCAACGAGCACGCCCACGAAACGAACGCCGACGGAACGCTGTCGTGGGAAGAGGTCGAATGCATCGGCGTGTGCGCCAACGCCCCTGTCGTCCAGGTCCACAAGGATACCTACGAGGATCTGACGGCTGAGCAGCTGGACAAGCTCCTGGATGCCTTCCTCGCCGATCATAAGCCGAAGCCCGGCTCTCAGACCGGACGTACCGCATCCTGCCCCTCGTCGGGACCGACCTCGCTGACCGACGCGACGCTCTACGACGGCTCGACCATCGGCGCCTGGAAGAAGCGTTTCGAGGAAACCTCAGACGGCGCCGAAGACCAGCCGAAAGAAACGACGCCGCCATCAGCTCTGGCGTCACCGGCACACAAGGAACAGGTTGCGACCGGAACGTCTCCGGCATCGCCCGCCAACACGCCATCGGGCACCGCGCAGCTGCATCCCGCGGCCCTGACCGCAATGGCGAACGCCGGTCTCGTCAAGGAGCTTGAAGCGCGCGGCGGCGGCAAGGCATTGAGCGCCGGCGAGCTCGATAAGATTAAGTCCGACATGATCCGCGACCGGGCGATCGCGGCTGCTGCTGCGCAGGCCGCTACGGCAACCACTGGCGTCCAGCCCGAGCTTCTCAAGGAGCCGCGCGAAGGTAGCGCGCCCGACGATTTGTCCTTGATCTGGGGCGTCGCCGATATAATGGCGGATAAGCTGCACGCCATGGGAATTTGGCACTTCGACCAGATTGCCAAGTGGACGCCCGAGAACGTCGCTTGGTTCGAAAGTCAACTTGACGGGTTCAAGGGCCGCGTTACCCGTGACAAGTGGATTGAGCAGGCTCAGAAGCTTGCTTCCGGGTGGCGTCCCGAAAGCAAAGCCGGCGAAAAGCCGAAGGGGTAG
- a CDS encoding NADH-quinone oxidoreductase subunit D: protein MAETEIRNFNINFGPQHPAAHGVLRLVLELDGEVVERVDPHIGLLHRGTEKLIEHKTYMQAIGYFDRLDYVAPMNQEHSFCLAAEKLLGLEVPRRAQLIRVLYSEIGRLLSHLLNVTTQAMDVGALTPPLWGFEEREKLMVFYERASGSRMHAKYFRIGGVHQDLPDQLIDDIYAFCDPFLKVLDDIDGLLTENRIFKQRNVDIGVVPLDEAFAWGFSGVMVRGSGAAWDLRKAQPYECYAELDFDIPIGKNGDCYDRYLIRMQEMRESTKLMKQCCELLKSASGQGPHVAQNKKVVPPKRAEMKRSMEALIHHFKLYTEGIHVPPGEVYAAVEAPKGEFGVYLVADGSNKPYRCKIRAPGFPHLAAMDHINRGHMLADVSAILGSLDIVFGEIDR, encoded by the coding sequence ATGGCCGAGACTGAGATCCGCAATTTCAACATCAACTTCGGGCCGCAGCACCCGGCAGCGCATGGCGTGCTGCGCTTGGTGCTCGAACTCGATGGCGAGGTGGTCGAGCGGGTCGATCCGCACATCGGGCTTCTCCATCGCGGCACCGAAAAGCTGATCGAGCACAAGACGTATATGCAGGCGATAGGCTACTTCGATCGCCTCGATTACGTCGCGCCGATGAACCAGGAACATTCGTTCTGCCTCGCAGCAGAAAAGCTTCTAGGGTTGGAAGTTCCGCGCCGCGCACAGCTCATCCGCGTGCTTTATTCCGAGATCGGGCGCCTCTTGTCCCATCTCTTGAACGTCACCACCCAAGCGATGGACGTCGGCGCGTTGACCCCGCCGCTCTGGGGCTTCGAAGAGCGCGAAAAGCTGATGGTGTTCTATGAGCGGGCATCAGGCTCGCGCATGCACGCCAAGTACTTCCGCATCGGTGGCGTCCATCAGGATTTGCCCGATCAGTTGATCGACGATATCTACGCTTTCTGCGATCCGTTTCTGAAGGTTCTGGACGACATCGATGGTCTGCTGACCGAGAACCGGATTTTCAAGCAGCGCAATGTCGATATCGGCGTCGTCCCGCTCGATGAAGCGTTTGCGTGGGGATTTTCTGGCGTCATGGTCCGCGGCTCCGGCGCCGCCTGGGACCTGCGCAAGGCGCAGCCCTACGAATGCTATGCTGAACTCGATTTCGATATCCCGATCGGCAAGAACGGCGATTGCTACGATCGCTACCTCATCCGCATGCAGGAAATGCGTGAGTCGACCAAGCTGATGAAGCAGTGCTGCGAGCTTTTGAAGTCGGCCAGCGGCCAAGGCCCGCACGTCGCACAGAACAAGAAGGTCGTGCCGCCCAAGCGCGCAGAGATGAAGCGTTCGATGGAAGCGCTCATTCATCACTTCAAGCTCTACACCGAAGGCATCCACGTGCCGCCCGGTGAAGTCTACGCGGCCGTCGAAGCGCCGAAGGGCGAATTCGGCGTCTACCTTGTCGCCGATGGTTCGAACAAACCCTACCGCTGCAAGATCCGCGCGCCCGGCTTCCCGCATCTGGCGGCGATGGATCACATCAATCGCGGCCACATGCTCGCCGACGTCTCGGCGATCCTCGGCTCTCTCGATATCGTCTTCGGCGAAATCGACCGCTGA
- a CDS encoding NADH-quinone oxidoreductase subunit C, with translation MTELSVLQDAANSIAGAALQRSAIAYDELTITVAREDIVGVLTKLRDDPKCLFEVLIDICGVDYPERAERFDIVYHLLSPRLNQRIRVKIATDEVTPVASVNDVFPAANWYEREAYDLYGIRFIGHPDLRRILTDYGFQGHPLRKDFPLTGYVEVRYDDEKKRVVYEPVKLTQEFRDFDFESPWEGPSHVLPGDEKAGPKS, from the coding sequence ATGACCGAATTGTCCGTATTGCAGGATGCCGCAAATTCGATTGCGGGCGCTGCTTTGCAGCGGTCGGCCATCGCTTACGACGAATTGACGATCACCGTTGCTCGTGAAGATATTGTCGGCGTGCTGACCAAGCTCCGCGACGATCCCAAGTGCCTGTTTGAAGTTCTGATCGACATCTGCGGTGTCGATTATCCTGAACGGGCCGAACGCTTCGATATCGTCTATCATCTGCTGTCGCCACGCCTGAACCAGCGCATCAGGGTCAAGATCGCAACCGACGAGGTAACTCCCGTCGCGAGCGTCAACGACGTGTTTCCTGCTGCCAACTGGTACGAGCGCGAGGCCTACGATCTTTACGGGATCCGCTTCATCGGTCATCCCGATCTGCGCCGCATCCTGACGGACTACGGTTTCCAGGGCCACCCGCTGCGGAAAGACTTCCCGCTCACTGGCTATGTCGAAGTTCGCTATGATGACGAGAAGAAACGCGTCGTCTACGAGCCGGTGAAGCTCACCCAGGAGTTCCGCGATTTCGATTTCGAGAGCCCGTGGGAAGGTCCCAGTCACGTTCTGCCGGGCGACGAGAAAGCCGGTCCGAAATCTTAA
- a CDS encoding Spy/CpxP family protein refolding chaperone, translated as MTHAFGRHGYGHHFARNGFWHNRYAYGRYGRWHRGWGYGWYGPVFWPYAYGDAFAFALWPYDYYDPFWDYGSDWILSSVFWPGGEPGYYNYGGGGYGYGYGDIYGTNTPRRGSTSVATASIPEPQRQDACGSLAPGVAQLPVARIQKAIAPTTEDQRAALTDFNTALTKGADIMKQACPAEAPLTPPAKLEAVTQRLTAMKTAIGEVRPSLDKLYSTLSDDQQRRFDKVLLASQPKGKSANKAAGLDVAKLCNDRGPAFADLPAEQIERAINLDDTQRAKLDALKTASTKAADISKGGCLSTMPTTVGGRLDAVEKRVDALLQATNELQPAVDGFYASLSDEQKARFNSIGVATAQSSPRSPPASSMGSSSGETGSQSPASK; from the coding sequence ATGACACATGCCTTCGGTCGTCACGGCTACGGCCACCACTTCGCCCGCAATGGCTTCTGGCATAATCGCTATGCGTATGGCCGCTACGGGCGCTGGCATCGCGGCTGGGGCTACGGATGGTATGGCCCGGTATTCTGGCCGTACGCCTACGGGGACGCATTCGCTTTCGCGCTGTGGCCGTATGACTATTACGATCCGTTCTGGGATTATGGCTCAGACTGGATCCTGTCGAGCGTATTCTGGCCTGGTGGCGAACCGGGATATTACAATTACGGCGGCGGAGGCTACGGCTACGGCTACGGCGACATCTACGGCACAAACACGCCGCGCCGTGGTTCTACGAGTGTCGCGACGGCGTCCATTCCGGAGCCGCAGCGGCAGGACGCTTGCGGTAGCCTGGCTCCCGGCGTGGCTCAGTTGCCGGTTGCACGTATCCAGAAAGCCATCGCGCCGACAACGGAGGATCAGCGCGCCGCGCTGACCGACTTCAATACAGCGCTGACGAAAGGCGCGGATATCATGAAGCAGGCCTGTCCGGCTGAGGCGCCGCTCACGCCTCCGGCCAAGCTCGAGGCCGTCACGCAGCGGCTCACCGCCATGAAAACCGCAATCGGCGAAGTCCGCCCGTCGCTGGATAAGCTCTACAGCACTCTGAGCGATGACCAGCAGCGGCGCTTCGATAAGGTTCTTCTGGCGTCGCAACCGAAAGGCAAGTCGGCCAACAAGGCCGCGGGCCTCGACGTGGCGAAGCTATGCAACGACCGCGGACCGGCGTTCGCCGACTTGCCGGCAGAGCAGATCGAACGGGCGATCAACTTGGATGACACCCAGCGCGCCAAGCTTGATGCTCTGAAGACAGCATCGACGAAAGCTGCGGATATCTCCAAGGGCGGCTGTCTCTCGACGATGCCGACGACTGTCGGCGGGCGCCTCGACGCGGTTGAGAAACGGGTCGATGCGCTGTTGCAGGCGACGAATGAGCTTCAACCCGCTGTCGATGGCTTCTATGCGTCCCTCTCCGACGAGCAGAAAGCCCGCTTCAATTCCATCGGCGTAGCGACGGCACAGTCATCGCCGCGATCGCCGCCCGCGAGCAGCATGGGATCGAGCAGCGGCGAGACGGGCTCGCAATCACCCGCCTCGAAGTAA
- a CDS encoding SRPBCC domain-containing protein: MARMIETAVLIQAVPSRVWSVLMAFDAYPSWNPFIRSIAGEKRVGGKLEVVIALPGGKPQTFRPVVTEFVPERRFCWRGSLPIPGLFTGEHRFVLSAEGANTRFTQSEAFSGLLVPFVGGILVATERGFGAMNAELKAQVENR; this comes from the coding sequence ATGGCACGCATGATCGAAACGGCCGTGCTGATCCAGGCTGTGCCGTCGCGCGTCTGGTCCGTCCTGATGGCCTTCGACGCCTACCCGAGCTGGAACCCTTTTATTCGCAGCATCGCGGGCGAAAAGCGTGTCGGCGGCAAGCTCGAGGTGGTTATCGCGCTGCCGGGCGGAAAACCGCAGACGTTTCGGCCGGTCGTTACCGAATTCGTTCCCGAACGACGCTTCTGCTGGCGGGGATCGCTTCCCATTCCGGGGCTCTTCACGGGTGAGCACCGGTTCGTGCTTAGCGCGGAGGGAGCAAACACGCGCTTCACGCAATCGGAGGCGTTTTCCGGGCTATTGGTGCCGTTTGTTGGCGGAATCCTTGTCGCGACCGAGCGTGGGTTCGGCGCCATGAACGCAGAGCTAAAGGCCCAAGTCGAAAATCGATAA
- a CDS encoding NADH-quinone oxidoreductase subunit A encodes MMDLTTQYLPIAIFIGVALLIGGALMIAPFLVAVRNPDPEKVSAYECGFDAFDDARMKFDVRFYLVSILFIIFDLEIAFLFPWAVAFKEIGVFGFWSMMVFLGVLTIGFIYEWKKGALEWE; translated from the coding sequence ATGATGGATCTGACTACGCAATATTTGCCGATAGCTATCTTTATCGGCGTGGCTCTGCTGATTGGCGGCGCCCTGATGATCGCGCCCTTTCTCGTCGCCGTCCGCAACCCTGATCCCGAGAAGGTCTCGGCCTACGAATGCGGTTTCGATGCCTTCGACGACGCCCGCATGAAATTCGACGTGCGCTTCTACCTCGTGTCGATCCTCTTCATCATTTTCGATCTTGAGATCGCATTCCTCTTTCCCTGGGCAGTCGCCTTCAAGGAAATCGGCGTCTTCGGCTTCTGGTCCATGATGGTGTTCCTCGGCGTGTTGACCATCGGCTTCATCTACGAATGGAAGAAGGGCGCGCTGGAATGGGAATGA
- a CDS encoding NADH-quinone oxidoreductase subunit B family protein has translation MGMIMKDDGAPGLLFDRTFDRVREGAAVTGAPAADPFFTDVSNELADKGFVVTTVDDLINWARTGSLMWMTFGLACCAVEMMQVSMPRYDVERFGFAPRASPRQSDVMIVAGTLTNKMAPALRKVYDQMPEPRYVISMGSCANGGGYYHYSYAVVRGCDRIVPVDVYVPGCPPTAEALLYGILLLQRKIRRTGTIER, from the coding sequence ATGGGAATGATCATGAAGGACGACGGCGCGCCTGGCTTGCTCTTCGATCGCACCTTTGACCGCGTCCGCGAAGGCGCGGCTGTGACCGGCGCTCCGGCTGCCGATCCGTTTTTTACCGACGTCTCGAACGAGTTGGCCGATAAGGGTTTTGTCGTCACGACCGTCGACGATCTCATCAATTGGGCGCGAACCGGCTCGTTGATGTGGATGACGTTCGGCCTTGCCTGCTGCGCCGTCGAGATGATGCAGGTCTCGATGCCGCGCTATGACGTCGAGCGCTTCGGCTTTGCGCCCCGTGCTTCGCCCCGGCAGTCCGACGTGATGATCGTCGCCGGTACGTTGACCAACAAAATGGCGCCCGCGCTGCGGAAGGTCTATGACCAGATGCCCGAGCCGCGGTACGTCATTTCGATGGGGAGCTGCGCCAACGGCGGCGGCTACTATCATTATTCCTATGCCGTCGTCCGCGGCTGCGATCGCATCGTTCCGGTCGATGTTTACGTGCCGGGTTGCCCGCCGACCGCGGAAGCACTGCTCTACGGAATTCTTTTGCTGCAACGGAAGATACGCCGCACTGGCACGATCGAACGTTAG
- a CDS encoding thioesterase family protein gives MKDTLHPGAKTQFTYRVPATKTVPHLYPEAHEFQLMPTVFATGYMVGLMEWTCLHIIAPHLDKGEGSLGVHINVSHLAATVPGQTVTVDAECTKVAGRRLYFHVKAHDGIDLIGEGEHQRMVVNWEKFEQRVNEKAKIARLAPITRGTV, from the coding sequence ATGAAAGATACGCTTCATCCCGGTGCCAAGACGCAATTCACGTATCGTGTTCCCGCGACGAAGACCGTGCCGCATCTCTACCCCGAGGCGCATGAGTTCCAGCTCATGCCGACGGTGTTCGCGACAGGCTACATGGTCGGCCTGATGGAATGGACGTGCCTGCACATCATTGCACCCCACCTCGATAAAGGAGAGGGTTCGCTTGGCGTCCACATCAATGTTTCGCACCTCGCCGCCACAGTCCCCGGACAAACGGTGACGGTCGACGCCGAATGCACGAAAGTTGCTGGCCGCCGCCTATATTTTCATGTCAAAGCCCACGACGGCATTGACCTAATTGGCGAGGGCGAGCATCAGCGTATGGTCGTCAACTGGGAAAAGTTCGAGCAGCGGGTGAACGAAAAGGCGAAGATCGCCAGGCTTGCACCCATCACGCGCGGGACCGTTTGA
- a CDS encoding transglutaminase-like cysteine peptidase has protein sequence MRFVKIVFAGWIASLAATAAWAGEVQPHLQHVIQNLFLEEYGAVAPPAAFVRFCTESPSECVLRKAGNGFAESAKRLEQLDEVNRRINRAITPMTDIEHYGIEDYWTIPKDGKGDCEDYALLKRHILISLGWPTSSLLMTVVRIENGEGHAVLTARTKFGDLILDNRTDDLKPWYQTGYSYKMIQSSNDPQVWRDLDPDDDVLPTPIAVPQLLYDLTHLR, from the coding sequence ATGCGTTTTGTCAAAATCGTTTTCGCCGGATGGATTGCGTCCCTGGCTGCGACGGCCGCATGGGCAGGCGAGGTGCAGCCGCATCTGCAGCATGTGATCCAAAATCTCTTTCTGGAAGAATACGGAGCCGTCGCTCCTCCTGCCGCTTTCGTCCGGTTTTGCACCGAGTCTCCGAGCGAATGCGTGCTCCGCAAAGCGGGAAATGGCTTCGCGGAATCGGCTAAGCGCCTTGAGCAGCTGGACGAGGTCAATCGCCGGATCAACCGCGCGATCACGCCGATGACCGATATCGAGCACTACGGGATCGAGGATTATTGGACCATCCCGAAAGACGGAAAGGGTGACTGCGAGGATTACGCTCTTCTCAAGCGCCACATCTTAATTTCTCTGGGATGGCCGACAAGCTCTCTGTTGATGACGGTCGTGCGTATCGAGAACGGAGAAGGGCACGCGGTTCTGACTGCGAGAACGAAATTCGGCGACCTTATTCTCGACAATCGCACGGACGACCTGAAGCCTTGGTACCAGACGGGGTACAGCTACAAAATGATTCAGTCGTCGAATGATCCTCAGGTCTGGCGCGATCTCGATCCCGACGACGACGTGTTGCCGACGCCGATTGCGGTGCCGCAACTCCTGTATGATCTCACGCATCTGCGATAG
- the nuoF gene encoding NADH-quinone oxidoreductase subunit NuoF, with the protein MLHDRDRIFRNIYGFHDVSLKGAQSRGVWDGTKFFIDKGHDYIIDEVKKSGLRGRGGAGFPTGLKWSFMPKADARPSYLVINADESEPGSCKDREILRHDAHLLVEGALLASFAMRAHACYVYVRGEYIREREALQRAIDEAYAAKFIGKNNIHGWDFDLYVHHGAGAYICGEETAMLESLEGKKGQPRLKPPFPANVGLYGAPTTINNVESIAVTGEILRRGSAWFAALGKPNNTGTKLFQISGHVERPCVVEEEMGIPLKELIDRHCGGIRGGWDNLLAVIPGGSSVRCITAEQAEAVTMDFDALGKLGSGLGTAAVIVMDKSTDIIAAIRRIAYFYKHESCGQCTPCREGTGWMWRVMERMERGEAEKREIDLLFEVSKQIEGHTICALGDAAAWPIQGLINNFRPVIEQRIDDYKAKHARVAAE; encoded by the coding sequence ATGCTGCATGATCGCGACCGGATTTTCCGCAACATCTACGGCTTCCACGATGTGAGCCTTAAAGGCGCGCAGAGCCGTGGCGTGTGGGATGGCACCAAGTTCTTCATCGACAAAGGCCATGACTACATCATCGACGAGGTGAAGAAGTCGGGTCTGCGCGGACGCGGCGGCGCAGGCTTCCCGACCGGCCTCAAGTGGTCGTTCATGCCGAAGGCGGATGCGCGCCCGAGCTATCTCGTCATCAACGCCGACGAGTCGGAGCCCGGCTCTTGCAAAGACCGCGAGATCCTCCGCCATGACGCGCATCTGCTTGTCGAAGGTGCTCTTCTCGCATCCTTCGCGATGCGCGCGCATGCTTGCTACGTCTACGTGCGCGGCGAATACATCCGCGAGCGCGAGGCGCTCCAGCGCGCCATCGATGAAGCCTATGCGGCGAAGTTCATCGGCAAGAACAACATTCACGGCTGGGATTTCGATCTCTACGTCCATCACGGCGCCGGCGCTTATATCTGCGGCGAAGAAACGGCGATGCTGGAAAGCCTCGAAGGCAAGAAGGGCCAGCCGCGCCTGAAGCCGCCGTTCCCGGCGAACGTCGGCCTCTACGGCGCACCGACGACGATCAACAACGTCGAAAGCATCGCGGTGACCGGCGAAATCCTGCGCCGCGGATCGGCGTGGTTTGCGGCTCTCGGCAAGCCGAATAATACCGGGACCAAGCTCTTCCAGATCTCCGGCCACGTCGAACGCCCGTGCGTCGTCGAGGAGGAGATGGGCATTCCGTTGAAGGAACTCATCGACCGTCACTGCGGCGGCATTCGCGGCGGCTGGGATAATCTGCTGGCAGTTATTCCTGGCGGCTCGTCGGTACGCTGTATCACTGCCGAGCAAGCCGAAGCCGTGACAATGGACTTCGACGCGCTCGGCAAGCTCGGCTCCGGTCTCGGCACCGCCGCCGTGATCGTAATGGACAAGTCGACCGACATCATCGCCGCCATCCGGCGCATCGCCTACTTCTATAAGCATGAGAGCTGCGGCCAGTGCACGCCGTGCCGCGAAGGCACCGGCTGGATGTGGCGCGTCATGGAACGCATGGAGCGTGGCGAAGCAGAAAAGCGCGAAATCGATTTGCTGTTTGAAGTCTCCAAGCAGATCGAAGGGCATACGATTTGCGCACTGGGAGACGCGGCGGCATGGCCTATCCAGGGTCTCATCAACAATTTCCGCCCCGTGATCGAGCAGCGGATCGATGACTATAAAGCCAAACATGCCCGTGTGGCGGCGGAATAA
- a CDS encoding DUF2778 domain-containing protein: MAFKAAAVVLAACLPFLAAGHSQAQQSPPVATHPSAAAAAAAGQIADFFSEVGDQIYDDCIFELSQEQIEVQQALIVAYIKAGASAAMARKLAVKQIHPPKLSAKCEAIRRLPKEPGPIASLAPTDEPEAPSPPPVLPKVPAKVPTGPPISIANKRTLPQWDCAPGVDFVTIQLNGYPRKLTGGEICNPFEDVIHEVPPTAGTFRLGYTIRTGRLFVISSDPRSNGQTIAWAISGREMCRNNPDPDCLATRAVGPLPPGEYTFGSNDPSKRVTWGPKTKRNVVGIYLRKLWDKERFTPRQTAAILARGNIAIHERLKGEMSEACLGLEPKGWAYVASLVKAGRATGVNAYIDEPYPQVAENPPIVVASSFSLTSLFK, translated from the coding sequence GTGGCGTTCAAAGCGGCTGCCGTGGTGCTTGCCGCGTGCCTGCCGTTCCTCGCGGCCGGTCATAGCCAAGCGCAGCAATCCCCGCCCGTCGCGACGCATCCCTCGGCGGCAGCAGCGGCTGCAGCCGGACAGATCGCGGACTTCTTCAGTGAGGTCGGGGATCAGATCTATGACGATTGCATCTTCGAACTCTCACAGGAGCAGATCGAGGTTCAGCAGGCTCTGATCGTGGCCTACATCAAGGCCGGCGCGAGCGCTGCCATGGCGCGAAAGCTCGCCGTGAAGCAAATTCATCCGCCGAAGTTGTCCGCAAAGTGCGAAGCCATCCGCCGTCTGCCGAAGGAACCAGGGCCGATCGCAAGCCTAGCGCCGACGGATGAGCCCGAAGCACCGTCGCCGCCTCCCGTCCTGCCGAAAGTGCCCGCGAAGGTCCCGACCGGCCCACCCATTTCCATCGCAAACAAGAGAACGCTTCCGCAGTGGGACTGCGCGCCTGGCGTCGATTTCGTCACCATTCAGCTCAACGGTTATCCGCGCAAGCTGACGGGCGGCGAAATCTGCAACCCGTTCGAGGATGTGATCCACGAGGTTCCGCCGACCGCCGGAACTTTCCGGCTCGGCTATACGATCCGGACCGGGCGGCTTTTTGTAATCTCCAGCGATCCACGTTCGAACGGACAAACGATCGCGTGGGCGATTTCCGGCCGAGAGATGTGCCGGAACAATCCCGATCCTGATTGTCTTGCGACGCGCGCCGTCGGCCCGCTGCCGCCAGGCGAATACACCTTCGGCTCAAACGATCCAAGCAAGCGCGTGACATGGGGGCCGAAGACCAAGCGGAACGTCGTCGGCATCTATCTCCGGAAGCTTTGGGACAAGGAGAGGTTCACGCCGCGCCAGACGGCCGCCATTCTCGCGCGCGGGAACATCGCCATTCACGAGCGCCTCAAGGGTGAGATGTCGGAGGCCTGCCTCGGGCTGGAACCGAAGGGCTGGGCTTACGTCGCGTCATTGGTTAAGGCTGGCCGTGCGACGGGCGTCAACGCCTATATCGACGAGCCGTATCCTCAAGTCGCGGAAAATCCGCCGATCGTCGTCGCCTCGTCGTTCTCGCTCACGTCGCTGTTCAAATAG